The following are from one region of the Juglans regia cultivar Chandler chromosome 10, Walnut 2.0, whole genome shotgun sequence genome:
- the LOC109012786 gene encoding uncharacterized protein LOC109012786 isoform X2 has protein sequence MEDRKEVAPWLSVPQFGDWDQKGQVPDYSLDFSKIRENRKQNKKDVSRASLGNEEEFITSNTTTNASKQTHIDDHHHYHQSQHSPTVQHSPTKRRTFLSYFNCCIKACQPDS, from the exons ATGGAGGATCGTAaggag GTCGCTCCCTGGCTATCAGTGCCTCAGTTTGGAGACTGGGACCAGAAAGGACAGGTGCCTGACTACTCTCTGGATTTCTCAAAAATCAGGGAAAATAGAAAGCAAAACAAGAAGGATGTGTCTAGAGCGAGTCTTGGAAATGAAGAAGAGTTCATTACCTCAAATACCACCACCAATGCAAGCAAACAAACTCACATTGATGATCACCACCACTACCATCAGAGCCAGCATTCTCCAACTGTACAGCATTCTCCAACT AAAAGGAGGACCTTTCTCAGCTACTTCAACTGTTGCATTAAAGCCTGTCAGCCTGATAGTTGA
- the LOC109012786 gene encoding uncharacterized protein LOC109012786 isoform X1 → MEDRKEKVAPWLSVPQFGDWDQKGQVPDYSLDFSKIRENRKQNKKDVSRASLGNEEEFITSNTTTNASKQTHIDDHHHYHQSQHSPTVQHSPTKRRTFLSYFNCCIKACQPDS, encoded by the exons ATGGAGGATCGTAaggag AAGGTCGCTCCCTGGCTATCAGTGCCTCAGTTTGGAGACTGGGACCAGAAAGGACAGGTGCCTGACTACTCTCTGGATTTCTCAAAAATCAGGGAAAATAGAAAGCAAAACAAGAAGGATGTGTCTAGAGCGAGTCTTGGAAATGAAGAAGAGTTCATTACCTCAAATACCACCACCAATGCAAGCAAACAAACTCACATTGATGATCACCACCACTACCATCAGAGCCAGCATTCTCCAACTGTACAGCATTCTCCAACT AAAAGGAGGACCTTTCTCAGCTACTTCAACTGTTGCATTAAAGCCTGTCAGCCTGATAGTTGA